From Paraflavitalea devenefica, the proteins below share one genomic window:
- a CDS encoding sensor histidine kinase, producing the protein MIRPLLNWRTGLSIIAIAIVSGTIFYSQFLAKKIAREERQKVAQWVEAIKMAMNDTTGMSDNLVSIIISENRTIPIIETDEKNNITQYVNLDTASIASDSNYVRNKLREFRKQNNAIVWADPRDSTRTNHYYYGHTSLLNQVRYYPLVQLLIVSLFIIITITALTTSFKSSQNQVWAGMAKETAHQLGTPLTSIQGWVEMLKDNPDNEKIVVEMEKDVNRLKLVSDRFGKIGSTPHLEAHNVVTQVATMIEYIRKRAPGKVSFVLNTGGVAEIIAHISPPLFDWVIENLLKNALDAMEGKGSIVVHIRQQEGEVFIDVTDSGKGIARQNIHKVFKPGFTTKKRGWGLGLSLSRRIIVQYHKGQLFVKQSEINKGTTFRIVLKN; encoded by the coding sequence ATGATTCGACCGCTGCTTAACTGGAGGACAGGCCTATCCATCATTGCCATTGCCATCGTCAGCGGTACCATCTTCTATTCACAGTTCCTGGCCAAAAAAATTGCCCGCGAAGAAAGGCAGAAAGTAGCACAATGGGTCGAGGCCATCAAAATGGCCATGAATGATACCACTGGCATGAGCGACAACCTCGTCAGCATCATCATATCGGAAAACAGGACCATTCCCATCATTGAAACCGACGAGAAGAACAACATTACCCAATACGTCAACCTCGATACGGCCAGCATTGCCAGTGACAGCAATTACGTCAGGAATAAGCTGCGTGAGTTCAGAAAACAGAATAATGCCATCGTATGGGCCGATCCCCGCGACAGTACCCGCACCAATCATTACTACTACGGACATACCAGTCTGCTGAACCAGGTGCGGTATTACCCGCTGGTGCAACTGCTCATCGTGAGCCTCTTCATCATCATAACTATTACGGCGCTCACCACTAGTTTCAAATCGTCTCAAAACCAGGTATGGGCGGGTATGGCCAAGGAAACGGCGCACCAGTTGGGCACACCGCTCACGTCTATCCAGGGATGGGTGGAGATGCTGAAAGACAATCCCGACAATGAGAAGATCGTGGTGGAGATGGAGAAAGATGTGAACCGTTTAAAGTTGGTATCGGACCGCTTTGGTAAAATAGGCAGTACGCCGCACCTGGAGGCGCACAATGTGGTGACGCAGGTCGCCACCATGATTGAATACATCCGGAAGAGGGCGCCGGGAAAAGTGTCTTTTGTGCTGAATACCGGTGGGGTAGCGGAGATCATCGCGCATATATCGCCGCCTTTGTTCGACTGGGTCATTGAGAACCTGTTGAAAAATGCGCTCGATGCCATGGAAGGGAAGGGGAGTATTGTGGTGCACATCAGGCAGCAGGAAGGAGAAGTCTTCATTGACGTCACCGATTCGGGCAAGGGGATTGCGCGCCAGAACATACACAAAGTTTTCAAGCCGGGCTTTACCACCAAAAAGCGCGGGTGGGGACTTGGACTGAGCCTGTCCCGGCGGATCATTGTGCAGTACCACAAGGGACAACTCTTTGTAAAGCAATCGGAAATCAACAAGGGGACTACCTTCCGGATCGTCTTAAAAAACTAA
- a CDS encoding DUF4932 domain-containing protein yields MKQSMLACICCILMNGPALAQPFRADTRKHPIGVQFYKNIEFLGFTFFTGYLAPGYEHDTVPMPGGIKKQDWFAYDFSLYKKYRSFANDPDLGIIARFAEAHEGFALGKLLIHLDEFPRAVIRPDIEDQYLRPFMEGQKDSAATRQAVVQFIEAGNRLYKRMNFDAYFRENARLYEQALKEIRSVLPEPRLVATMEKFYRQQFHRYMLVPSLTIPAGMAFGIHYTTAGNATILNLFGPFARQQFADTASLNMGFANEDHIRELSTHEFGHSFSNPIIAQIPPHLVKETAHLFVPVKEAMENQGYNTWSGCVYEYFVRAGEVVIARKLGKHEVAERLQKHYMQDRKFSYLPLIIEELEKYDRDPRMTYQQAVINAMERLKTQQ; encoded by the coding sequence ATGAAACAGTCAATGTTAGCTTGCATTTGCTGCATCCTTATGAACGGCCCCGCTCTTGCTCAACCTTTCCGGGCTGATACCCGGAAGCACCCCATCGGGGTGCAGTTTTATAAGAACATAGAATTCCTTGGATTTACTTTTTTTACCGGTTACCTGGCGCCAGGGTATGAGCACGACACGGTCCCGATGCCCGGTGGTATCAAAAAGCAGGATTGGTTTGCCTATGATTTCTCCCTGTACAAAAAGTACCGGTCATTTGCCAATGACCCCGACCTGGGCATCATTGCCCGGTTTGCCGAAGCGCATGAAGGCTTTGCGCTCGGAAAGTTGCTCATTCACCTCGATGAATTTCCCCGGGCAGTCATCAGGCCGGATATAGAGGATCAGTACCTGCGCCCTTTTATGGAAGGACAGAAAGATAGTGCCGCCACCAGGCAGGCAGTAGTGCAGTTCATAGAAGCGGGCAACAGGTTGTATAAGCGGATGAACTTTGATGCCTACTTCCGGGAAAACGCCCGCTTGTATGAGCAGGCCCTCAAGGAGATCAGGAGCGTACTGCCGGAACCCCGGCTGGTGGCCACTATGGAAAAATTCTACCGGCAGCAGTTTCACCGGTATATGCTCGTGCCCAGTCTGACGATCCCCGCCGGTATGGCCTTTGGCATCCATTACACGACGGCAGGTAACGCCACCATCCTGAACCTGTTTGGGCCGTTTGCCCGCCAGCAATTTGCAGATACGGCTTCCCTCAACATGGGCTTTGCCAATGAAGATCATATACGGGAACTCAGTACCCATGAGTTTGGTCACTCTTTCTCTAATCCTATTATCGCACAGATCCCGCCTCACCTGGTAAAAGAAACAGCTCACCTGTTTGTTCCGGTAAAAGAAGCCATGGAAAACCAGGGATACAATACCTGGTCCGGCTGCGTATACGAATACTTTGTGCGGGCAGGGGAGGTGGTCATTGCCCGGAAGCTGGGAAAACACGAGGTGGCAGAAAGGCTACAAAAACACTATATGCAGGATCGAAAATTTAGCTACCTGCCACTGATCATAGAGGAACTGGAAAAATATGACCGTGATCCGCGTATGACCTATCAGCAGGCTGTTATCAATGCTATGGAGCGATTGAAAACCCAACAATAA
- a CDS encoding glycoside hydrolase family 43 protein: MFLPKSLSFYTAALVLSLVFTRCNNAETPATAEPANTDSSAAKTNDYLSQPLVSHIYTADPSAHVFNGRFYIYPSHDTATGTPENDNGDHFNMMDYHILSMDSIGGPVTDHGVALDIKNIPWAGRQLWAPDAAFANNTYYLYFPVKDKQDVFRIGVASSSKPEGPFVAEKDPLKGSYSIDPCVFKDDDGKYYLYFGGIWGGQLQRWNNNKYDAAGSLCKPEEPAILPRVARLSPDMKSFAEPVKEVKLVDEKGNTYFEKDNDKRFFEAAWLHKYKGKYYFSYSTGDTHNICYATGDSPYGPFTYKGILLKPVDGWTNHHSIVEKDGKWYLFYHDVQLSGKTHLRNVKVAPLQYNEDGTIQTLSARK, translated from the coding sequence ATGTTTCTCCCGAAAAGCTTGTCATTTTACACAGCTGCGCTCGTGTTATCCCTTGTTTTTACCAGATGCAATAACGCTGAAACCCCGGCCACTGCGGAACCTGCCAACACCGATAGCAGCGCCGCCAAAACGAATGATTATCTTTCCCAGCCCCTGGTGAGCCATATTTATACTGCTGATCCTTCGGCCCATGTATTCAATGGCCGGTTTTATATTTACCCTTCACACGATACCGCCACCGGCACCCCGGAGAATGACAATGGCGACCATTTCAACATGATGGATTATCATATTCTTTCGATGGACTCCATCGGTGGACCTGTAACGGACCACGGTGTGGCCCTGGATATTAAAAATATTCCCTGGGCCGGCCGCCAGTTGTGGGCGCCGGATGCTGCATTTGCCAACAATACGTATTACCTCTATTTCCCCGTGAAGGATAAGCAGGATGTTTTCCGCATTGGCGTGGCCAGCAGCAGCAAGCCGGAGGGCCCCTTTGTGGCAGAAAAAGACCCCCTCAAAGGCAGCTATAGCATTGACCCTTGTGTATTTAAAGATGATGACGGCAAGTATTACCTGTATTTCGGCGGCATCTGGGGCGGACAGTTGCAACGCTGGAATAATAATAAGTACGATGCTGCCGGCAGCCTGTGCAAGCCTGAAGAACCTGCTATTTTACCCCGTGTGGCCCGGCTGAGCCCTGATATGAAAAGTTTTGCAGAGCCGGTGAAGGAGGTAAAGCTCGTTGATGAGAAAGGCAATACCTATTTTGAAAAGGATAATGACAAACGCTTTTTTGAAGCGGCCTGGCTGCATAAATATAAAGGCAAGTATTATTTCTCCTACTCTACCGGTGATACTCACAATATTTGCTATGCCACCGGCGACAGTCCGTATGGTCCCTTTACGTACAAAGGCATTCTCCTGAAACCTGTTGATGGCTGGACGAATCACCATTCGATCGTAGAGAAAGATGGTAAGTGGTACCTGTTTTACCACGATGTACAATTATCCGGCAAAACACATTTACGCAATGTAAAAGTAGCGCCACTCCAGTATAACGAAGATGGTACGATCCAGACTTTGTCGGCACGTAAGTAA
- a CDS encoding helix-turn-helix domain-containing protein, translating into MADMMKTWQTGILLVAAVQGILLSLALLWPGHKKHASRYFLGLVLLVFSLELLNAWGIQVHYHQTKNLLPFWLVESYLLIPPSCWFFIRCNTDPAFKFQKKHLLFYAPAAIEIVAETTQYIRYSFGTPVINLIHIKAWWFFTEIFPVLWMGGVLVIGAQKLITLARQKASPATFTGLHPAKLLSIFILLTLLTVLWVADAILQLPVFTAVELILVLLLFTLSFLSYTQAAFFDVVKGTKMKLPAQPVFTAYNDTLQLNRLQGAFEQTGLHRKPKLTLEELAGELDLPVRYVSYLINTYHAANFHHFINTWRVQEVIRKINDPAERHKTLLALALESGFSSKSAFNQVFKTHTGKSPSQYVSK; encoded by the coding sequence ATGGCGGATATGATGAAAACCTGGCAAACGGGTATACTGTTGGTAGCTGCCGTGCAAGGTATACTCCTGAGCCTGGCATTATTATGGCCCGGTCATAAAAAACATGCTTCCCGGTACTTCCTGGGATTGGTGCTGCTTGTTTTTTCATTAGAGCTGTTGAATGCCTGGGGCATACAGGTGCATTATCATCAAACTAAAAACCTGCTGCCCTTTTGGTTGGTAGAGTCTTACTTGCTGATACCTCCTTCCTGTTGGTTCTTTATCCGCTGCAATACGGACCCTGCCTTTAAGTTCCAAAAGAAACACCTGCTTTTCTATGCTCCTGCAGCGATAGAGATCGTGGCAGAAACCACCCAATACATCCGCTACAGTTTCGGTACACCCGTAATCAATTTAATACATATAAAAGCCTGGTGGTTTTTTACAGAGATCTTCCCGGTATTGTGGATGGGAGGAGTGCTGGTAATAGGTGCACAAAAGCTTATTACCCTGGCCCGCCAAAAGGCTTCGCCTGCTACCTTCACTGGCCTGCATCCTGCCAAGCTCCTTTCCATCTTTATCTTACTTACCTTATTGACTGTTCTGTGGGTGGCCGATGCCATACTGCAGTTACCGGTATTTACTGCTGTGGAATTGATCCTGGTCCTGTTGCTGTTTACCCTGAGTTTCCTGTCTTACACGCAGGCTGCTTTCTTTGACGTAGTGAAAGGGACGAAAATGAAATTGCCTGCTCAACCGGTTTTTACTGCTTATAATGACACCCTTCAATTAAACAGGCTGCAAGGGGCATTCGAGCAAACAGGTTTACATAGGAAACCTAAACTGACCCTGGAAGAACTGGCCGGGGAACTGGACCTGCCGGTACGGTACGTTTCCTACCTCATCAACACCTATCATGCGGCCAACTTTCATCATTTTATCAATACCTGGCGGGTGCAGGAAGTGATCCGGAAGATCAATGATCCGGCAGAACGCCATAAAACACTCCTGGCCCTGGCGCTTGAATCAGGTTTCAGTTCCAAATCGGCTTTCAACCAGGTGTTCAAGACCCACACGGGCAAGTCGCCCTCCCAATATGTTAGCAAATAA
- a CDS encoding formylglycine-generating enzyme family protein gives MQKGLIVVLTAITIIISACSQKGQAPDNLVLVKGGTFINTKSGYYGKGITIPDFYIGPYEVTQKEWVKVMGNNPSAFKGDSLPVETVSWYDCIEYCNKRSSKEGLKPYYQIDKDKKDPDNTNELDDLKWTVTINEEANGYRLPTEVEWEYAAGGGQLSKHYAYSGSNKVDEVAWYWKNAGNQYLTGAWSWPVLVKNNNKTKRVGGRAPNELGLYDMSGNVREWCWDVQERKGVDVPQGQIWKGGGWMGADFCCEPSFRARHEANGKGPDQGFRVCRGTKPPAQ, from the coding sequence ATGCAGAAAGGGTTAATCGTAGTTTTAACGGCCATAACGATTATCATCAGCGCTTGCTCACAAAAAGGGCAAGCGCCTGATAACCTGGTATTGGTCAAAGGCGGGACTTTTATAAACACAAAATCCGGCTACTACGGAAAAGGTATCACTATACCCGACTTTTATATCGGTCCGTATGAAGTAACGCAAAAAGAATGGGTGAAGGTAATGGGAAATAATCCTTCCGCCTTCAAAGGCGACAGCTTGCCGGTAGAAACGGTAAGTTGGTATGACTGTATTGAGTACTGTAATAAAAGAAGTAGTAAAGAAGGCTTAAAGCCATATTATCAAATAGACAAGGATAAAAAAGACCCGGATAATACGAATGAGCTCGACGACCTCAAATGGACAGTAACGATCAATGAGGAAGCCAATGGTTACCGGTTGCCCACAGAAGTGGAGTGGGAATATGCGGCAGGTGGAGGCCAACTGAGCAAGCATTACGCCTATAGTGGAAGCAACAAGGTAGATGAAGTAGCCTGGTATTGGAAAAACGCGGGCAACCAATACTTAACAGGAGCCTGGTCATGGCCGGTGCTGGTGAAAAACAACAATAAGACAAAACGGGTTGGTGGCAGAGCTCCCAACGAACTGGGGCTTTATGACATGTCGGGCAATGTAAGAGAATGGTGCTGGGATGTGCAGGAGCGAAAGGGCGTGGATGTCCCGCAGGGACAGATCTGGAAGGGTGGTGGCTGGATGGGCGCCGACTTTTGCTGTGAGCCCTCTTTCCGGGCCCGCCACGAAGCAAATGGCAAGGGGCCTGATCAGGGTTTTCGGGTGTGCCGCGGCACAAAGCCCCCTGCACAATAG
- a CDS encoding RNA recognition motif domain-containing protein translates to MNIYVSNLAFTIQDEELKNLFTPYGAVTSAKVINDRETGRSKGFGFVEMEDANAANAAIKELDQTSIDGRQLKVSEARPKPERSSGGGGGNSPFKNDGGYSKRKW, encoded by the coding sequence ATGAACATTTATGTATCTAACCTGGCCTTTACTATCCAGGATGAAGAGTTAAAGAATTTGTTTACGCCTTATGGCGCCGTTACTTCCGCCAAAGTGATTAATGACAGGGAAACCGGCCGCTCCAAAGGATTTGGTTTCGTGGAGATGGAAGATGCCAATGCAGCCAATGCAGCTATTAAGGAACTGGATCAGACTTCTATTGATGGCAGACAATTAAAAGTATCAGAAGCCAGGCCTAAACCGGAAAGGTCATCCGGCGGTGGCGGCGGCAACAGCCCTTTCAAAAATGATGGCGGCTATTCCAAACGCAAATGGTAA
- a CDS encoding class I SAM-dependent methyltransferase — translation MVAKAFLSLTEYPAFRRIIWKPVYEGLARHFKISDWHFMNYGYDPVTEQNAVTLHPKDEINRYPIQLYHFLAQKTTIKDKQVLEVGSGRGGGASYISRYLSPARMTGMDIAKNAIRLAKQHHREHNLDFMQGNAEKLPFDNETFDVVINVESSHAYGSVPRFLAEVKRVLRPGGVFLCTDLRGPEGMVKLKGHFELSGLQMISEENITSNVVNAIEKEDGIKQKRIKEHIAAWMRPAFAQFAGTKGSRIHKDLQTNALIYYSFVLQKMSA, via the coding sequence ATGGTAGCAAAAGCATTTTTGTCTTTGACGGAATATCCCGCCTTCAGAAGAATTATCTGGAAGCCTGTTTATGAAGGCCTGGCCAGGCATTTCAAAATAAGCGACTGGCATTTCATGAACTATGGTTATGATCCCGTAACAGAGCAAAATGCAGTAACCCTGCACCCAAAAGATGAGATCAACCGGTATCCTATACAGCTCTATCATTTCCTGGCGCAAAAGACCACTATTAAAGACAAGCAGGTGTTGGAAGTAGGCAGCGGCCGGGGTGGGGGCGCCAGCTACATCAGCAGGTACCTGAGTCCCGCCAGGATGACAGGCATGGACATAGCCAAAAATGCCATCCGGCTGGCAAAGCAGCACCACCGGGAACATAACCTCGATTTCATGCAGGGCAATGCAGAAAAGCTGCCTTTTGACAATGAAACTTTTGATGTGGTCATCAACGTGGAAAGCTCTCACGCGTATGGTTCTGTACCGCGCTTCCTGGCTGAAGTAAAACGGGTATTGAGGCCGGGCGGTGTTTTTTTATGCACTGACCTGCGTGGTCCGGAAGGCATGGTCAAACTGAAAGGCCATTTTGAATTAAGCGGGCTGCAGATGATCTCAGAAGAAAACATCACCAGCAATGTGGTAAATGCCATCGAAAAAGAAGATGGCATCAAACAAAAACGGATTAAAGAGCATATAGCAGCCTGGATGAGGCCCGCCTTCGCCCAGTTTGCCGGCACAAAAGGCTCCCGTATCCATAAAGACCTGCAGACAAATGCCCTGATCTATTACAGTTTTGTATTGCAAAAAATGAGCGCCTGA
- a CDS encoding cold-shock protein → MARSQETFNKKEREKQRIKKQQDKQEKMKERKNNKDKVKSLDDMIAYLDENGNITSTPPDPRKRRSFSAEEIQISVPKQEDRAQPAERTGKVAFFNDHKGFGFINDTETHERLFVHVNDLSGPIKENDLVTFEAAKGPKGPVAVNVQVVKG, encoded by the coding sequence ATGGCTAGATCCCAGGAAACATTTAATAAAAAAGAAAGAGAAAAGCAGCGGATAAAGAAGCAGCAGGATAAACAGGAAAAGATGAAGGAGCGGAAGAATAATAAAGACAAGGTTAAAAGCCTTGACGATATGATCGCTTATCTTGATGAAAACGGCAATATCACCTCCACGCCTCCCGATCCCCGGAAAAGGCGATCATTCTCTGCGGAAGAAATACAGATCAGTGTTCCCAAACAGGAAGACAGAGCGCAACCAGCGGAAAGAACCGGTAAAGTAGCCTTTTTCAATGACCATAAAGGGTTTGGCTTCATTAATGATACAGAAACGCATGAACGCCTGTTTGTGCACGTGAATGACCTATCCGGTCCCATCAAAGAAAATGATTTGGTTACGTTTGAAGCAGCCAAAGGCCCTAAAGGCCCTGTTGCCGTAAATGTGCAAGTGGTAAAGGGTTAA
- a CDS encoding Crp/Fnr family transcriptional regulator gives MFDVFSKYLTDKISLTGPELARISSVSIIKKLRRKQYLLQEGDVWRHYAFVCKGCLRIYRLDEKGNEHILKFCIENWWAGDRESLLTGKPSHSFIDALEESIVIMITKENFDSLCNEIPAFNNLVNDLLNRTYIASQERVHANITYTSEEKYLDFINKYPDITSRVPLHMIASYLGISAETLSRIRSQYANKG, from the coding sequence ATGTTTGACGTTTTCAGCAAATACCTCACCGATAAAATTTCCTTAACCGGACCTGAGTTGGCCAGGATATCTTCTGTTAGCATCATCAAAAAACTGCGGCGTAAACAGTACTTGCTACAGGAAGGGGATGTATGGCGTCATTACGCCTTTGTATGCAAGGGCTGTCTTCGGATTTATCGCCTCGACGAAAAGGGCAATGAACATATACTAAAATTTTGCATTGAAAACTGGTGGGCGGGTGACCGGGAAAGCTTGTTGACAGGTAAACCTTCCCACTCTTTCATTGATGCGCTGGAGGAATCCATCGTCATCATGATCACGAAGGAGAATTTTGATAGCCTTTGTAATGAGATACCTGCTTTTAATAACCTGGTGAATGATTTGCTGAACCGCACGTACATAGCCAGTCAGGAGAGGGTACATGCAAACATCACCTATACCAGTGAAGAAAAGTACCTTGATTTCATTAATAAATACCCGGATATAACCAGCCGGGTACCACTCCACATGATAGCCTCTTATCTGGGCATCTCGGCAGAAACCTTGTCCAGGATCAGATCGCAGTATGCAAACAAAGGCTGA
- a CDS encoding SDR family oxidoreductase produces METTKKVALVTGGSRGIGAAIVKRLAKDGNKVAFTYLNAPDKAAELVKEVEQAGGEAIAIRADSGDAKSAEKVVEETVKQFGRLDILVNSAGVTTFSVVDNAGDDLSHLDRLFAVNLNGVAATVRAATKYIGEGGRIISIGSTFADRLANIGFADYAASKAAVAAYTRGWAWDLGKKGITVNTVQPGPTDTDMNPDGTEFSDKIKAGLALGRYGKAEEIAAAVAFLASPDASFVTGATLTVDGGQNA; encoded by the coding sequence ATGGAAACAACAAAAAAGGTGGCCCTGGTTACAGGGGGTAGCAGGGGCATCGGAGCGGCAATCGTTAAAAGATTAGCCAAAGACGGGAACAAAGTGGCATTCACTTACCTGAATGCGCCCGACAAAGCCGCCGAACTGGTTAAAGAAGTGGAGCAGGCAGGTGGTGAAGCGATTGCCATCAGAGCAGATAGCGGTGATGCCAAATCAGCCGAAAAAGTGGTGGAAGAAACCGTGAAGCAATTTGGACGACTGGACATTCTGGTGAACAGTGCCGGTGTTACTACTTTTAGTGTGGTGGACAATGCAGGCGATGATCTATCGCATCTTGACAGATTGTTTGCTGTGAATCTGAATGGAGTAGCTGCAACGGTCCGTGCGGCCACAAAGTACATCGGTGAAGGGGGAAGGATCATTTCTATCGGCTCTACTTTTGCAGACCGTCTTGCCAACATTGGTTTTGCCGATTATGCAGCATCAAAGGCGGCGGTAGCCGCTTACACCCGCGGTTGGGCCTGGGACCTTGGTAAAAAAGGGATCACGGTAAATACGGTTCAGCCAGGCCCGACAGATACGGATATGAATCCGGACGGAACTGAATTCTCTGATAAGATCAAAGCTGGATTGGCGCTGGGCAGGTATGGAAAAGCAGAAGAAATTGCTGCCGCCGTTGCATTCCTGGCTAGTCCGGATGCTTCCTTTGTAACGGGGGCCACATTAACCGTGGATGGCGGCCAAAACGCATAA
- a CDS encoding glycoside hydrolase family 11 protein, producing MKLNTFLWKVAGRLTFGATIITFVAGSSLVTGCKKDSSATPQPMGERLTGVIQDDVQTDAQGTINGWFWSLYREGGSASITHGSGGNFAISYSNVTDVVGGKGWSTGASRTIGYNVGALSGSYNFVGIYGWTTNPLIEYYVAEKGSVTGGTYVNSISSDGHSYSFYKQQRVNAPSIIGTATFWQYKDTWGGAPTAQNRSVNMANHINNWRNRGGQGFGTHNYQILALEAWGNRSGYINATVWQQ from the coding sequence ATGAAATTAAACACATTCCTATGGAAAGTAGCCGGGAGGCTTACTTTCGGGGCAACGATCATCACATTCGTTGCCGGTTCTTCCCTTGTAACAGGTTGTAAAAAAGACAGTTCTGCGACGCCCCAGCCAATGGGCGAACGCCTGACTGGGGTTATCCAGGACGATGTGCAAACAGACGCCCAGGGTACCATCAATGGTTGGTTCTGGTCCCTGTACCGCGAAGGCGGGTCCGCCAGCATCACCCATGGTTCCGGAGGCAATTTTGCCATCAGCTACAGCAATGTCACCGATGTGGTGGGCGGTAAAGGCTGGAGCACCGGCGCATCCAGGACCATCGGTTACAATGTCGGCGCCCTGAGCGGCAGCTACAATTTCGTCGGCATCTATGGATGGACGACCAACCCACTGATCGAATACTACGTGGCCGAGAAGGGCTCTGTGACGGGTGGCACCTATGTGAACTCCATCAGTAGTGATGGACATTCCTACAGCTTTTATAAGCAGCAGCGGGTTAACGCTCCTTCCATTATAGGCACGGCCACTTTCTGGCAGTATAAAGATACCTGGGGCGGCGCACCGACCGCGCAAAACCGCTCTGTCAACATGGCCAACCACATCAACAATTGGAGAAACAGGGGTGGCCAGGGTTTTGGTACGCACAACTACCAGATATTGGCCCTGGAAGCATGGGGCAACAGAAGTGGCTACATCAACGCAACGGTATGGCAGCAATAA
- a CDS encoding short-chain dehydrogenase, which translates to MTNEQIDSFLQKNEFDRNPVKVSFRTRNAFTGIFVKTADYDDLKSKNFWRIVNESNVKNYLHSKDTGLARIFNGTEITKLAVAKLLEDAQ; encoded by the coding sequence ATGACGAATGAACAGATTGATAGTTTCCTGCAAAAGAATGAGTTTGACCGTAATCCTGTTAAAGTCAGCTTCAGAACAAGGAATGCTTTTACTGGTATTTTCGTGAAAACGGCCGATTACGATGATCTGAAGTCGAAGAACTTCTGGCGGATCGTGAACGAGTCGAATGTCAAGAATTATTTGCACTCGAAGGATACAGGCCTTGCCCGTATTTTCAACGGCACGGAGATCACCAAATTAGCCGTTGCGAAACTGCTGGAAGACGCTCAATAA
- a CDS encoding NADPH-dependent F420 reductase → MKIGIIGAGSIGMAFAKQATNAGFEVILSNSRGPASLTGAVKALGSKVKAGTVEEAAAAEVVFVSLQWQHLQSVLSGIKWKGQIIIDPANPILPGFKLADLYGKTSSEVVATWANGATVVKAFNTLTPSVLGSDPHVQGGSRVIFYSGNNEAAKQTVSAIIKKIGFAGVDLGRLDEGGKLQQFPGGPLPTLNLVKMG, encoded by the coding sequence ATGAAAATCGGTATCATCGGCGCTGGCTCAATAGGAATGGCTTTCGCCAAACAAGCAACAAACGCAGGTTTTGAAGTTATACTCAGCAACAGCCGGGGACCTGCCTCGCTGACCGGAGCCGTGAAGGCATTAGGTAGTAAGGTAAAAGCCGGAACGGTAGAAGAAGCGGCGGCTGCAGAGGTTGTTTTTGTCTCTCTGCAATGGCAACACCTTCAGTCTGTACTTTCCGGCATTAAGTGGAAGGGACAGATAATCATAGATCCTGCCAATCCTATTTTACCCGGATTCAAATTAGCTGACCTGTATGGTAAAACGTCCAGCGAAGTCGTGGCCACCTGGGCCAACGGAGCCACTGTAGTAAAAGCCTTCAATACACTTACGCCATCTGTTTTAGGTTCCGATCCCCACGTACAGGGTGGCAGCAGGGTAATCTTTTATTCCGGAAACAATGAAGCGGCAAAACAAACAGTATCCGCTATCATTAAAAAGATCGGATTCGCCGGCGTTGATCTCGGCAGGCTCGATGAAGGGGGCAAACTGCAGCAATTCCCTGGCGGACCATTGCCCACATTGAATTTAGTAAAAATGGGATAA